Part of the Patescibacteria group bacterium genome is shown below.
TTATTTTGGAACCCGTTTCTTCATTCTTGAGCAATCATTTCCGTTTTTTTCAAAGATTTTTCCGGTGGCTTTTTGAACGCACCCGCAAGAAACACTCCCAAAAATTTGAAAAATGGGGGGCACTTGCTCTTATTACGTTTGTCGCAATTCCCTTGCCTTTGACCGGCGGTTGGAGCGGGGCAATAGCCGCCTTTGTGTTTAGGATTCCTTTTAAAAAGGCCGCTCTCTCTATATCAATGGGAATTTTTCTGGCTGGGGTTATTGTGGCGCTTGTAACATTGGGCGGAGTAAGAGGCTGGCAGGCTCTCTAATTTTAATAATGAAAAGCTATTTTTATAGAGGGGTGCGGCTTCATCAATTTTATGCCTAATGGCGCGAAAAAAAATCTCATCGTGGGTAATTGGAAAATGCAAACCTTTTTAAAGGAGGGGAGAGAATTAGCGCGTACGCTAGAGGGTGAAATTACAGGAGAAGAAGGGGAAATTGTGATTTGTCCTCCTTTCACGCAGTTAGCGATTGTAAAGGCGAATATCCATAAAATTCATTTGGGCGCGCAGGATCTATTTTGGGAAACAGAGGGGGCTTATACAGGCGAAATTTCCGGGAGGATGCTTCAAGAAATTGGCTGCGAATATGTGATTGTCGGTCATTCGGAGAGAAGGAAATATCTTGGCGAGACTGACGCAATGATTAACAAAAAGATGCTTGCGGCTTTTGGGAGCGGTTTGGTACCTATTCTGTGCGTGGGCGAGAGTCTGGAGCAAAAAGAGAAAGACAAAACTTTAGAGATTGTTGAAAAGCAGTTGCTCTTCTCTTTCGCCGGGGTCAATGCGCCCGATAATTTTGTTATTGCCTATGAGCCGATATGGGCTATTGGCACGGGACAAACGATGGAACCGAAGGAAGCGGAAATAGTCGCGCGCTACCTGCGCCAGCTTATATCCAAAAGATATAGCGAGAGCGTTGCCAGTCAAGGTAAAATGTTGTACGGAGGCAGTGTGGATGGGCAAAATGTCGTTCACTTCGCGCAACAAGAGAATATTGATGGGATTTTAGTAGGGGGCGCCAGCGTGGATGCCGCGGAATTTATTAAGATTGTGAAAGCGGTAGGTAGATAATGCAGAATGTAAAGATTAAAATGTAAAATAACAATATGAAGTTCTAAGAATTCATGGAATACCATGTAGTGTATACCGTTATTGCGCCTATGGCTTTCTGGTGTGTGGGTAAAAAATTCTAAACTCAAAATCTCAATTTCCAAATAAATTACAATTTTCAAAATCTAAAATTCTAAACACCACTCTATCTCTACATTTTGAATTTTTAAAAATTGGAATTTGGAATTTATTTAGGATTTGGAATTTTGAATTTGAGATTTACTTAAAATTATGTTAGCCAGACTTAGAGATTTAATTGAAAAAGCGCGGGAGGAGGTTTATGCCTTAGGTGCGTTTAATACCTGCAATTTGGAGATGACCCAAGGGATTATTCGCGCCGCCTCTAGTATGAAATCTCCCCTTGTGGTTCAGGTTTCTGAAACGACCATTAGCTACGCAGGCTTGAAGGCAATTACGCGGATTGTGCGGAGCGTAGTGGAAACGGAGGGGAAGGATGCGCCTATTGCTTTACACCTTGACCATGGTCGGAGTTTTCGCTCCATCGTGGAATGTATTAAAGCGGGCTTTTCCTCCGTGCAAATTGACGCGGCGGATTTAAGCTTTGAAGAGAATGTGGCTCTCACCCGTCAGGTGGTGGAATTCGCCCATTCCAAGGATATTTTCGTGCAGGGTGAACTGGGCACTATCCCGGGATTACACGGACAATCAAAGAATAATCATAAGAACCATGCTATCGAATATACTGATCCCCTGCAGGCGAAGGAATATGTGCAACGGACAGATATAGATTCTTTGGCTGTTTCCGTGGGCACTTCTCATGGTCTCTACCGCACGGAGATCAGATTTGATATTTTGGACGAAATCAGGAGCTTAGTGGATATTCCTTTAGTTTTGCATGGCGCTTCCGGAGAAACGCGTCAAGATGTCAGGAAGGCAATTCAAAGCGGCGTGAATAATATTAATATTGATACAGAACTTCGTTTTGCTTTCATTAAAGCTTTAAAGGATTTTTTCTTAAAGGATAAAGAGGAAATTGATCCTCGGAAAGTTCTCGCTTGTGGTCGTGATGCTGTCCAGAAAGTAGTAGAAGAGAAATTGGATTTAGTTGGCAGTGTGGGTCAGGCTCGTTTAATAGTTTAACTTGTCTGAAAGATCCTTCTGGACTGAAAGTCCATTAGGATTGAAGTTTTGCAGGCAATATAGCGATACTTTATAATAAGAATCCATAAATTTTAAAAATATGAAACCACAAAATTCTTCCCCAGTTATTGACTCTGCGAAAATCAAAATTGCGATAAATGGTTTTGGAAGAATTGGTCGGGCTGCTTTTCAGGTCTCTTTAGAAAAGAAAAATTTGGAAGTAGTCGCTATTAACGATTTAGGCGATCCGGAGAACTTAGCCTATCTTTTAAAGTATGATTCGGTTTACGGTCGTTATTCAAAAAAAGTGGAAAGAGAAGGAGACCAAATCAAGGTGGATGGCAGGAGATACAGATGTTACAGTGAAAAAGATCCGACAAAGCTTCCTTGGAAAACTCTGGATGTTGATATTGTTTTGGAATGCACGGGATTTTTCACGGAAAGGGAAGGGGCGGAAAAACATCTCCAAGCGGGAGCTCGAAGGGTGATTATTTCGGCTCCCACCAAGTCTGAAGATGTACCCACCTATATTATCGGCGTGAATCATCAAGAATATAAAAAAGAAGACCTGATTATTTCTAACGCTTCCTGCACAACCAACGCTTTAGCGCCGCTCCTTAAGGTGCTAAACGATTCCGTGGGTGTTGAAAAATCTCTGATGACGACTGTGCATAGCTATACTTCCACCCAGAGTTTGGTGGATAGTCCGGCAGCAAAAGATTTTCGGCGTGGTCGGGCAGCGGCTTTAAATATGGCGCCTTCCACGACTGGCGCCGCCATAGCCGCGACCAAAGCACTGCCTGCTCTCGCGGGGAAATTTGGCGGTTTAGCGGTGAGGGTGCCTACTCCTTGCGTATCTTTGGTGGACTTAGTAGTTTTGTCCAAAAAAGACACCAAAGAAGAAGAAGTGAACAAAATTTTTACTGAAGCCGCGCAAGGTTCCTTGCAAGGCATTTTGGAGGTGGTGAATGAACCGGTCGTGTCTACAGATTTTGTGCGCGACCCCCATTCTGTAATTGTTGATTTGGAAATGACGCAAGTCGTCCAAGGCAACTTGCTTAAAGTGCTGGGTTGGTATGATAATGAATGGGGTTATTCTATGAGATTAGTGGAATTAGCGGAACATATAGGCAGTTAAATTTTAAATCTCAAATCACAAATTTTAAATAAATCCCAATACTCAAAATCCAAAAG
Proteins encoded:
- a CDS encoding small multi-drug export protein, translated to MFNYSSWFSNFPPELATFLIAALPISELRGALPLGYTVYHLSLWSAFLWSLFGNVASAVIFLVILEPVSSFLSNHFRFFQRFFRWLFERTRKKHSQKFEKWGALALITFVAIPLPLTGGWSGAIAAFVFRIPFKKAALSISMGIFLAGVIVALVTLGGVRGWQAL
- a CDS encoding class II fructose-bisphosphate aldolase family protein, which encodes MLARLRDLIEKAREEVYALGAFNTCNLEMTQGIIRAASSMKSPLVVQVSETTISYAGLKAITRIVRSVVETEGKDAPIALHLDHGRSFRSIVECIKAGFSSVQIDAADLSFEENVALTRQVVEFAHSKDIFVQGELGTIPGLHGQSKNNHKNHAIEYTDPLQAKEYVQRTDIDSLAVSVGTSHGLYRTEIRFDILDEIRSLVDIPLVLHGASGETRQDVRKAIQSGVNNINIDTELRFAFIKALKDFFLKDKEEIDPRKVLACGRDAVQKVVEEKLDLVGSVGQARLIV
- the gap gene encoding type I glyceraldehyde-3-phosphate dehydrogenase, with the protein product MKPQNSSPVIDSAKIKIAINGFGRIGRAAFQVSLEKKNLEVVAINDLGDPENLAYLLKYDSVYGRYSKKVEREGDQIKVDGRRYRCYSEKDPTKLPWKTLDVDIVLECTGFFTEREGAEKHLQAGARRVIISAPTKSEDVPTYIIGVNHQEYKKEDLIISNASCTTNALAPLLKVLNDSVGVEKSLMTTVHSYTSTQSLVDSPAAKDFRRGRAAALNMAPSTTGAAIAATKALPALAGKFGGLAVRVPTPCVSLVDLVVLSKKDTKEEEVNKIFTEAAQGSLQGILEVVNEPVVSTDFVRDPHSVIVDLEMTQVVQGNLLKVLGWYDNEWGYSMRLVELAEHIGS
- the tpiA gene encoding triose-phosphate isomerase codes for the protein MPNGAKKNLIVGNWKMQTFLKEGRELARTLEGEITGEEGEIVICPPFTQLAIVKANIHKIHLGAQDLFWETEGAYTGEISGRMLQEIGCEYVIVGHSERRKYLGETDAMINKKMLAAFGSGLVPILCVGESLEQKEKDKTLEIVEKQLLFSFAGVNAPDNFVIAYEPIWAIGTGQTMEPKEAEIVARYLRQLISKRYSESVASQGKMLYGGSVDGQNVVHFAQQENIDGILVGGASVDAAEFIKIVKAVGR